The genomic DNA GATTGACGACGGAAAGCATCGGATCGTTGGCGTCGTCCTCGCTCAGGAAGCGCATCAGGCAGCTCCCTGTCCGGCGCGCATGCGCTCTATCTGCCGCAGGTCCTGCAACAGCCAGCGCCGCTTCACGGTCAGGATGAAGAAGCAGATGCTGGCGGCCAGCAGCGCCAGTATCACCGAGGAAAACGCCGCCACCATGTTCCTGCCCACCGCAGCGCTGTCATTGCTCCCCAGAGCCAGCAGCGCTGGTCCCATGGGAATCATGGTCGCGATCAAGCCCAACATGGGCGCTGTACGCGACACGACCCGAAGCCACTCCAGCCGCCGCATGATCCAGAGCTCCAGGTCGTCGCTGGCCGGCAGCGTGCCATCCTGACGCTTTGCTGCATA from Orrella dioscoreae includes the following:
- a CDS encoding MotA/TolQ/ExbB proton channel family protein is translated as MSFLSEIETLLYAVTRIFLAPVMLLIAAALVYALFVLGAFFVEAWQRKRGACTAALFSYAAKRQDGTLPASDDLELWIMRRLEWLRVVSRTAPMLGLIATMIPMGPALLALGSNDSAAVGRNMVAAFSSVILALLAASICFFILTVKRRWLLQDLRQIERMRAGQGAA